The sequence GATAGTGGCATCAAGGCAAGGAAACCGCGTACAGCATTTGGTTATTTTATTGTCAAAGTTTGAAGAACACACATTATTTTTCCAACATAAATACTTTAAGAATTTGAAGAACAGGTGCTTCTGTTGTCAAGCTTAAACATTCAGTCACAGTCTCTGTGGCATCTCAGTACCAGTAGCTCTTACGGGGCCTCCTATCTTCCTGTATGTTCATTTTTTCCATAACTTCTTCCTCAAGCGTTTTTAAAGAGGGTGTGTATGTTTTCTGAAGAGCGTCATCAGGTGATGTGTCTTTAGGTCCATCTGTGACAACAAATAGTCACGGGTTGGAGCATtcataaaactatatttttccAGTTTACATCTGAATACTGAACATTAAAAAACGTCAGCTCCTCTGAAATCTCACCCTTCCACTGCTGGGGAATGATGCCATCTCTTCTCTGGAACACTGGTTTGGGAATAATGCGTCCTGTCCTGAGAGATACACGCACCCTTTCACCCTCTTCTGTGTATCTCCATTCTATATCAGTAGCCtttctaaaaaaacattattcgcAAACACATACAAGCTGAAACACAAGTATTCTACTGTATGGCCCTGGAGTTCTGTAATTTATGTTTGATGCTCATGTAGACAGTTTTGAGGCTCACCTGTCAGTTGGGTCGATAAGTGTAATATCCTTAAgcaataaaggtgcttcactgGCGATGTATGTACCCTTGTAATCTCCAGACTTGCCAATATACCTGTAATGCTGGAGAACACCATGATTCAAACAGTTAGGTTCATTAACAAAATATCAAGTTATGTAATTCATGAATAGAGCACAAGCTCTTATTACTACCGTGTTCAACCCTTCAAGTATGACCCAGTTCCGATGTCTGAACACCTGAGAGACTTTCCCCTGCTTTCCTTTGTCCTTACCAGACAGAATCTCCACCTGGATGAATTAAATATAACAGTATcgataatacaattatttaatagtaTAAAGGATGCAAGGAATAAGTAAAAGTAGTAAAAAGTATAAGTGGAAACCCTATGTAGGGTCTTAACATTAGTTGGTGTGGCTTACTGTATCGCCTCTCAGAACATGCCAGTCCTCGTTCGCGATTGGTTCAACAAACACCTTTCTTCTTTTCTTGCCAGGTGGGTTGATACGGCGCGCTGCTACAGTCCATGGTCTGCTCGTTCCATAACGATAATCGTGAGGAAAAGCAGCTTTTGCAGCCATTGAAAGCAATGCTGTGAGTCGCATGGTTGTGTGTTAAACAGcactaaacacaaagaaatgatTCAGAATTAAAAGTTATTATAATGAATTTTGTAATGCAGCACAACTAAAAACCTTCCTTGTAActtatcaaaatgtttatttttttcgtgAATATTAAAGCACACTAgacagtatttactacagtttataaATTCATTAGTTAATACTTCAGTAAGTtaacaacagtttttttcattGTAATTAGAGAAAATGTTCAAAGCTCCAATAATccttaatgcattttatatcaCTTCTGATGAAAGTACTCACttaaaaagtatacatttacaattacgCACCTTAAAATTAGATACACTCACATAAGTTGGGGATTCGAGTTTTGACTATAGCCAAATATAAATCTGTTATTAGtgtacacttttttttta comes from Triplophysa dalaica isolate WHDGS20190420 chromosome 25, ASM1584641v1, whole genome shotgun sequence and encodes:
- the mrpl24 gene encoding probable 39S ribosomal protein L24, mitochondrial, whose translation is MRLTALLSMAAKAAFPHDYRYGTSRPWTVAARRINPPGKKRRKVFVEPIANEDWHVLRGDTVEILSGKDKGKQGKVSQVFRHRNWVILEGLNTHYRYIGKSGDYKGTYIASEAPLLLKDITLIDPTDRKATDIEWRYTEEGERVRVSLRTGRIIPKPVFQRRDGIIPQQWKDGPKDTSPDDALQKTYTPSLKTLEEEVMEKMNIQEDRRPRKSYWY